One genomic region from Fusarium keratoplasticum isolate Fu6.1 chromosome 14, whole genome shotgun sequence encodes:
- a CDS encoding FAD-binding PCMH-type domain-containing protein, translating to MVKLHALLLASLALVHSVTGQTIIIDGVEVDATEDNVAPAVEQIQGDLLPEETKQLTDDVLFNLTDLGLTNISYFYYDEASSVQRRSLGRCKTYPGDLFWPHKIAWQVFDLLVGGALIKTTPLASPCYDDFGNQNTAKCEAINSKWTDSMMHIADPTSAMSPLYQGLTCLPSGNYTDDCTLGGYPEYVVKATNVAQIQLAVNFARTLNIRLVVKNTGHDFIGRSLGSGSLSIWTNKLKSIKFYSNYKSGSYSGPAMRVGAGVIGQELYEAADKYGVTVVGGEGKTVGFAGGYISGGGHSPLSPLYGLAADQVLSVEVVTADGRFVTADSKQNSDLFWALRGGGGSTFGVVTSWTVKAHPKLSVTSVASFAFGIDGGTITYEAFWEALRAYWEMIPVFNARGNYQYWFVWPAGPRKATFVMSPWFAPNMTVSEAEELTAPLFKKWASLGIKVEPNWSQHSSFLSAWSTGFPVEPVGSYGNKMASRLFPDENLQDPAKFNATFEALKGLSDRGGTLIGFGITAGPGPHPDNAVNPAWRDAAMFVISWVTWAADTPLQRIAELSRELTEVWMQPWRDAAPNSGAYASEGDVTEPDFQKSFYGNKYARLYQIKQKYDPRGLFYAQVGVGSEDWNVEGQIKGLPTQNGRLCSVK from the exons ATGGTCAAGTTGcatgctcttcttctcgcctctCTGGCCTTGGTTCACTCGGTCACAGGCCAGACCATAATTATAGATGGCGTTGAAGTCG ATGCCACAGAAGATAATGTTGCTCCAGCTGTTGAGCAGATCCAAGGTGATCTTCTTCCAGAAGAGACCAAGCAGTTGACCGACGATGTCCTCTTCAATCTGACTGATCTTGGCCTGACAAACATCTCGTACTTTTACTATGACGAGGCCTCATCTGTCCAGCGTCGGTCTCTTGGGCGGTGCAAGACGTACCCTGGCGACCTCTTCTGGCCGCACAAGATTGCCTGGCAGGTCTTTGACCTCCTTGTCGGAGGAGCTCTGATCAAGACGACGCCTCTGGCTTCTCCATGCTATGACGACTTTGGCAATCAGAATACCGCCAAGtgcgaggccatcaactcaAAGTGGACTGATTCCATGATGCA CATTGCTGACCCCACGTCGGCCATGAGCCCCCTTTACCAGGGACTTACCTGTCTCCCCTCTGGTAACTACACCGACGACTGCACGTTGGGAGGCTATCCAGAATACGtggtcaaggccaccaaCGTTGCCCAGATCCAGCTCGCCGTCAACTTTGCTCGCACCTTGAACATCCGCCTCGTAGTAAAGAATACAGGTCACGACTTTATTGGACGATCGCTCGGCTCAGGCTCCCTTTCCATCTGGACGAACAAACTTAAGAGCATCAAATTCTACTCCAACTACAAGAGCGGCTCCTACTCTGGACCCGCCATGAGAGTCGGTGCAGGCGTTATTGGCCAGGAGCTCTACGAAGCAGCCGACAAATATGGCGTTACCGTTGTCGGAGGCGAAGGCAAGACAGTTGGCTTCGCAGGAGGCTACATCTCGGGCGGCGGTCACTCTCCACTGTCACCTTTGTACGGCCTCGCCGCCGACCAAGTTCTCAGCGTCGAGGTGGTCACAGCCGATGGCCGATTCGTCACGGCGGACTCGAAGCAGAATTCCGATCTCTTCTGGGCCCTACGCGGCGGTGGTGGCAGTACCTTTGGCGTCGTAACTTCGTGGACCGTCAAAGCACACCCCAAACTCTCCGTCACATCTGTCGCCAGCTTCGCCTTCGGCATCGACGGTGGCACCATCACGTATGAGGCTTTCTGGGAGGCTCTGCGTGCGTACTGGGAGATGATCCCTGTCTTCAACGCTCGCGGTAACTACCAGTACTGGTTCGTCTGGCCGGCGGGACCTCGTAAGGCTACCTTTGTCATGTCACCCTGGTTCGCACCCAACATGACGGTCtcggaggctgaggagctcaCTGCACCGTTGTTCAAGAAATGGGCTTCCCTGGGCATTAAGGTCGAGCCAAACTGGTCTCAGCACTCGAGTTTCCTCTCGGCTTGGTCTACTGGCTTTCCTGTCGAGCCCGTCGGCTCCTACGGTAACAAGATGGCTTCGCGCCTCTTCCCAGACGAGAACCTTCAAGACCCTGCCAAATTCAATGCCACCTTTGAAGCTCTCAAGGGCCTCTCGGATCGTGGCGGCACACTCATTGGGTTTGGTATCACAGCCGGCCCCGGCCCTCACCCTGACAACGCCGTGAACCCAGCCTGGCGCGACGCAGCCATGTTTGTCATCTCATGGGTAACATGGGCAGCCGACACCCCACTACAGCGCATCGCAGAGCTGAGCAGGGAGCTGACCGAGGTGTGGATGCAGCCTTGGCGCGACGCAGCACCAAACTCGGGTGCGTACGCAAGTGAAGGCGATGTCACGGAGCCAGATTTCCAGAAGTCTTTCTACGGTAACAAATATGCGCGTCTGTACCAGATTAAGCAAAAGTACGATCCCCGGGGCCTGTTCTACGCTCAAGTTGGCGTCGGTAGCGAGGACTGGAACGTGGAGGGGCAGATCAAGGGACTCCCTACGCAGAATGGTCGATTGTGCAGTGTTAAATGA
- a CDS encoding Protein kinase domain-containing protein, with translation MDHSTSPAQEGGEANNTILLPTFNLIIPSRPSSPLQLDASYLESAGLLDESCTQEQSHCGLNWQSDPSFQDHEPPLANPQPIWWQDSPPVLRKTESLEQQLTRALCQHAHKESKGFLPLDKLHELVVEDSVAEALTTYIPGLSLDDARSHAQEICPRSMRDPLQPSFRRMFAILVMIQQPQEILTFVRHNIADHDLPLVKARSSTKGVHELRRKTQPHKTLECLWAWSPFLVNSFEEYQWTLLSPFFSRGSKGTVRFYPLDDQTILPFVEDSSRDASIEDDEDFQGGHGSISRVKIHPSHYDFHDISETYEAESTFAVKRLHSRNREMFSREVDALKRLSGQKHIVPLLATFEYKNSYHLLFPWANANLRRYWAMFPNPSADKRYGLWVAKQCKGMAEGLSIIHEPPADQGDDYAYESVLQPNHSHLQRGSKPAYGRHGDIKPENILWFRNGPNTDIGVLEIADFGLTRFHHRQSRSNISPVGMGNSPTYRAPEFDMPDGLLSRSYDIWALGCLYLEFITWYFLGWNGVTQFSASRETKRNDLSADDCYFELSSSRDTGNICSKVKPAVMRWMAFLHQHWACSPFFHDFLGLIESSMLVVETNGQRPVRRITAADVKQRMVSFYNRSGSEAAYLSGANPLNDIPVSTMHHLGNCHSEEAQRWAVQAKANTTDAPASWELARSWPHLKTNRRHLSSNTGDGKDGISSPLMRRHTNPVYLSDVVISETSASTGDLNKQNISTTHTIQETGLAHIRRFACPFFKMNPHKHGKTCSRGWEHIHRLKEHLFRKHTLPDHRCTRCLSHFKDNAELEAHARSVTPCALRGPSDSDNITPEQERLLRKRPRREVMSHDADCERWRKIFSILFPNTDQGDISPYNDYSLPSSTTVEYSETIDDYSKFLDGGIPSHVQTELQATISRELGVSEVDGRKIVDIIPMLQQTLLQSFQNYKGGLSQG, from the exons ATGGACCACTCAACTTCACCCGCCCAagagggcggcgaggccaacaacaccatTCTCCTACCGACTTTCAATCTTATCATCCCCAGTCGTCCAAGTAGCCCCCTGCAACTCGATGCCTCCTATCTGGAGTCTGCGGGATTGCTCGACGAGTCTTGCACCCAGGAGCAGAGCCACTGCGGCTTGAACTGGCAGTCCGATCCCAGCTTCCAGGACCACGAGCCTCCTCTAGCCAACCCCCAACCTATCTGGTGGCAAGATTCCCCACCAGTGCTACGAAAAACCGAGTCTTTAGAGCAGCAGCTGACCCGCGCCCTGTGCCAGCACGCACACAAAGAGTCCAAGGGGTTTCTCCCCCTAGATAAGTTGCACGAGCTAGTCGTCGAAGACTCGGTGGCGGAAGCCCTCACCACCTACATTCCGGGCCTCTCCCTCGATGATGCGAGAAGCCACGCCCAGGAAATTTGCCCCAGATCCATGCGTGATCCCCTGCAGCCATCTTTCCGCCGGATGTTTGCAATCCTCGTCATGATCCAGCAGCCGCAGGAGATCCTCACCTTTGTTAGACACAACATTGCAGACCACGACTTGCCGCTCGTCAAAGCTCGGAGTAGCACGAAGGGGGTGCACGAGCTTCGGCGAAAGACACAGCCGCATAAGACGTTGGAGTGTCTGTGGGCGTGGTCGCCGTTTCTGGTGAATTCTTTCGAAGAGTATCAGTGGACGTTGCTTTCGCCTTTCTTTTCGAGGGGGAGTAAGGGCACGGTGAGGTTCTATCCTCTTGATGACCAGACTATACTGCCTTTTGTAGAAGACTCGTCGAGAGATGCGAGtattgaggatgatgaggacttTCAGGGGGGTCATGGGTCTATCTCTAGGGTCAAGATTCACCCGTCACATTATGACTTCCATGATATCTCG GAAACCTACGAGGCTGAGTCCACCTTCGCAGTGAAACGCCTCCACTCCCGCAACCGCGAGATGTTCTCCCGAGAAgtcgacgccctcaagaGACTAAGCGGTCAGAAGCATATCGTCCCCCTCCTCGCCACATTTGAGTACAAGAACAGCTACCACCTGCTCTTCCCCTGGGCCAATGCCAACCTACGCCGCTACTGGGCCATGTTCCCCAACCCGTCCGCAGACAAACGTTACGGCCTCTGGGTAGCCAAGCAGTGCAAGGGCATGGCGGAGGGACTGAGCATCATCCATGAGCCCCCCGCCGACCAGGGCGACGACTACGCCTACGAGAGCGTCCTGCAGCCGAACCACAGCCATCTGCAGCGTGGCAGCAAGCCAGCGTACGGTCGTCACGGGGACATCAAGCCGGAAAACATCCTTTGGTTTCGAAACGGACCCAACACAGACATTGGCGTGCTGGAGATTGCGGACTTTGGTCTGACGAGGTTCCATCACAGGCAGTCAAGGAGCAATATATCGCCTGTGGGGATGGGCAACTCGCCGACGTATCGGGCGCCCGAGTTTGACATGCCGGATGGGTTGCTGTCGCGATCATATGATATATGGGCGTTGGGGTGCCTGTATCTCGAGTTTATTACGTGGTATTTCCTGGGATGGAATGGCGTGACGCAGTTTTCGGCGAGTAGGGAGACCAAGAGAAATGACTTGTCGGCTGATGACTGCTACTTTGAGTTGAGCAGCTCCAGAGATACGGGAAATATTTGCAGCAAAGTCAAGCCTGCTGTTATGAGG TGGATGGCATTTCTGCATCAGCACTGGGCTTGCTCGCCCTTCTTCCACGACTTTCTCGGTCTCATCGAGAGCAGCATGCTCGTGGTTGAGACGAACGGCCAAAGACCCGTCCGCAGAATCACCGCGGCAGACGTCAAGCAGAGGATGGTTAGCTTCTACAACCGCTCGGGCTCCGAGGCGGCGTACTTGTCTGGGGCGAACCCGCTGAATGACATTCCGGTTTCGACGATGCATCACCTGGGGAATTGCCATTCTGAAGAAGCTCAGAGGTGGGCCGTTCAAGCCAAGGCAAACACAACTGACGCGCCTGCCTCTTGGGAATTGGCAAGGAGCTGGCCTCACTTGAAGACAAACCGGAGGCATTTGAGCAGCAACACTGGCGACGGAAAGGATGGCATTTCATCACCACTTATGAGACGCCATACTAACCCGGTCTATCTGAGTGATGTAGTCATAAGTGAAACATCAGCTTCCACGGGTGACCTGAACAAGCAGAACATCAGCACGACACACACGATTCAGGAGACGGGACTGGCACATATCCGTCGGTTCGCTTGCcccttcttcaagatgaaTCCTCACAAGCATGGCAAGACTTGTTCGCGGGGATGGGAGCACATTCATAGGTTGAA AGAGCATCTATTTCGGAAGCACACTCTTCCAGACCACAGATGCACCCGCTGCCTATCTCACTTCAAAGACAATGCCGAGCTTGAAGCGCACGCTCGCTCCGTCACGCCCTGTGCGTTAAGAGGGCCTTCGGATTCCGACAACATCACTCCCGAACAGGAGCGACTTCTGAGGAAACGACCTCGGAGAGAGGTCATGTCGCACGACGCGGATTGTGAGCGTTGGCGCAAAATATTCAGCATTCTGTTTCCGAATACGGACCAGGGGGACATTTCCCCAT ACAATGACTATAGTCTTCCCTCATCGACGACGGTAGAATACTCCGAGACCATCGATGACTATAGCAAGTTTCTCGATGGGGGCATCCCGTCCCACGTGCAGACTGAGCTACAGGCTACGATAAGTAGAGAGCTAGGGGTTAGTGAGGTTGACGGGAGGAAGATTGTGGACATAATCCCGATGTTGCAGCAAACACTGCTGCAGTCGTTCCAGAACTATAAAGGAGGGCTATCACAGGGTTAA
- a CDS encoding HET domain-containing protein, producing MDSTLSSLYEPLDSSRSEIRVLKVPPENGENFELIKVSLDEGLHFVALSYVWGDMNDRIRITVHGRAVSVTKNLKLALTRLRDRLARRAPDRPHQNFYANPTLPTFRPEWLRYRPGLCRQDPDKAGTPFHNAAWEAISVLLSDQYWERVWIFQEVALACRLRLLSMGDRILDWNDLEFVCVTLAKWKEEIAEANTGKPDFLHEGIWFALTRQKIRWERIQNLTLARIEVAKTRNSPAGHRTARWALATVAADLKATDHRDYIYGLLSVSGIPIVPDYRRTLSELYTDYVYHWLEASRAGFAGLNLSSLGFLAVAGVGPFGFSSDFPTWAPNYPQNNQGQTPIARIPIGAPRQDIFPNDPNKIPVLARETKSLWTWGLEIDSLSSVSPMVEVFDQRFFAFATNFMSRHRQYTEGIPPLQAILRLLTWDFDGPVTKSMILSGFGLLTTLDELDIEKRYDFLRHADFESRFAELLFLDTDFSKLGFEGNLLSTFARQRRQGGILA from the exons ATGGATTCAACGCTTTCATCCCTCTACGAACCACTGGACTCGTCCAGATCTGAGATTCGCGTGCTCAAGGTTCCACCCGAGAATGGCGAGAACTTTGAGCTGATCAAAGTATCTCTTGATGAGGGACTGCATTTTGTTGCCCTGTCGTACGTCTGGGGGGACATGAACGACAGGATACGTATCACAGTCCATGGTCGAGCTGTTTCTGTcaccaagaacctcaagctGGCCCTCACTCGACTTCGCGATCGACTCGCAAGACGGGCTCCGGATCGACCTCACCAAAATTTCTAC GCCAATCCCACCCTGCCTACATTCCGTCCTGAGTGGCTGCGATACCGCCCGGGGCTCTGTCGACAGGATCCTGATAAAGCCGGAACTCCTTTCCACAACGCTGCTTGGGAGGCCATTTCTGTTCTCCTAAGCGATCAGTACTGGGAGCGTGTGTGGATATTCCAGGAAgttgccttggcttgcagactgaggctgttgagcaTGGGAGACCGCATCTTGGATTGGAACGACCTCGAGTTTGTATGCGTGACCCTTGCAAAATGGAAGGAGGAAATTGCCGAAGCCAACACTGGAAAGCCTGACTTCTTGCACGAGGGAATCTGGTTTGCTTTGACTAGGCAAAAGATTAGATGGGAGAGAATTCAAAACTTAACCCTGGCACGCATCGAAGTGGCCAAGACGAGAAACTCACCGGCTGGACACCGGACCGCTCGCTGGGCCCTTGCAACTGTTGCAGCCGACCTCAAGGCCACAGACCATAGAGACTACATCTATGGTCTCCTGAGCGTCTCGGGTATTCCGATAGTCCCTGACTATAGGAGAACTCTGTCAGAGCTCTACACTGATTATGTTTATCACTGGCTGGAAGCTTCTCGCGCCGGGTTTGCTGGCCTTAACTTGAGCTCgcttggcttcttggccgttgCTGGCGTCGGTCCCTTCGGATTTTCCTCTGATTTCCCCACCTGGGCCCCTAACTATCCCCAAAACAACCAAGGCCAGACTCCAATCGCTCGGATTCCTATCGGtgctcctcgacaagacaTTTTCCCCAACGATCCAAACAAGATCCCTGTCCTGGCCAGGGAGACCAAGAGTCTGTGGACTTGGGGACTTGAAATCGACTCTCTATCGTCTGTTTCTCCGATGGTTGAGGTGTTCGATCAGAGGTTCTTCGCCTTCGCTACTAACTTCATGTCTCGACACCGGCAGTACACGGAAGGAATTCCGCCGCTGCAGGCAATACTTCGACTATTAACCTGGGATTTCGATGGACCTGTAACCAAGTCTATGATTCTAAGCGGCTTTGGCTTGCTTACAACCCTTGACGAGTTGGATATAGAGAAGCGGTATGACTTCCTTCGACATGCCGACTTTGAGAGCCGATTTGCCGAGCTTCTGTTCCTGGATACCGATTTTTCTAAACTCGGGTTTGAAGGCAACCTACTATCGACTTTTGCGAGACAG AGACGACAGGGGGGTATCTTGGCATAG